The Candidatus Binatia bacterium genome includes a window with the following:
- a CDS encoding nucleotidyltransferase family protein codes for MEDFVAESEWDGMRRVITLAGERGLPLAASGGFATSFYTAIWRNTKDLDLCVLAQDRDAIVAVTSDAGFHDLYDEKPYDRGWIYRATGRGVIVDIIWQLANRKGEVDAAWLTLGPVVSIHGDTLRLVPPEELIWSKIHVVQRERCDFPDIVNILYCCGSQLDWKALLERLRGEERLLASVMSLFSWLAPGRARSIPRWVWNELAIPPPSEAVERDDDRIRSIDSRPWFSPL; via the coding sequence ATGGAGGACTTCGTCGCGGAATCCGAGTGGGATGGCATGCGCCGGGTGATCACTCTGGCAGGAGAACGCGGCTTGCCTCTGGCGGCCAGCGGAGGCTTCGCGACGTCTTTCTACACTGCCATCTGGCGCAACACGAAGGACCTGGACCTGTGTGTGCTCGCGCAGGATCGCGACGCGATCGTCGCGGTCACCAGCGATGCCGGGTTCCACGATCTCTACGACGAAAAACCCTACGACCGAGGATGGATCTACCGGGCGACCGGGCGGGGCGTCATCGTCGACATCATCTGGCAGCTGGCGAACAGGAAAGGCGAAGTCGATGCTGCCTGGCTCACGCTCGGCCCGGTGGTGAGCATCCATGGCGATACTCTGCGCCTGGTGCCGCCCGAAGAGCTGATCTGGAGCAAGATCCACGTCGTGCAACGCGAGCGCTGCGACTTCCCCGATATCGTGAACATCCTCTACTGCTGCGGCTCGCAGCTCGACTGGAAAGCGCTGCTCGAGCGTCTGCGCGGTGAGGAACGACTGCTTGCGTCGGTCATGTCGCTGTTCAGCTGGCTTGCACCGGGACGGGCACGCAGCATCCCGCGTTGGGTGTGGAACGAGCTCGCGATCCCGCCGCCATCGGAGGCGGTGGAACGGGACGACGATCGCATCCGCAGCATCGACAGCCGCCCGTGGTTCAGCCCGCTCTGA
- a CDS encoding metallophosphoesterase, producing the protein MITIAAVGDTHVAEDSRGCLRPHWMKLAAHADVLLLAGDLTNLGNQAQADVLVGELRDLPLPVVAVLGNHDYHAEAPDTVRRALEAVGVIVLEGEAVTLEIGGTRIGIAGAKGFGGGFPGACGHRFGEPEMKAFMQLTEDAARLLECNLRELEADHRIALVHYAPVKDTLAGERLEIYPFLGAYQLGEAIDRGGADLVVHGHAHHGAEKGLTPGGVPVRNVAMPLIKRPYAIYTLSNGCDSRGNLAGEQEWTAP; encoded by the coding sequence ATGATCACGATTGCCGCGGTAGGGGATACCCACGTAGCCGAGGATTCCCGAGGCTGCCTGAGGCCGCACTGGATGAAGCTCGCGGCCCATGCGGACGTCCTGCTGCTTGCCGGCGATCTGACGAATCTCGGCAACCAGGCGCAGGCCGACGTGCTCGTCGGCGAGCTGCGGGATCTGCCGCTGCCCGTCGTTGCCGTGCTCGGAAACCACGACTACCACGCCGAGGCGCCGGACACCGTGCGACGTGCACTCGAGGCCGTTGGCGTCATCGTGCTCGAAGGCGAAGCCGTCACGCTCGAGATCGGCGGGACAAGGATCGGGATTGCCGGCGCGAAAGGATTCGGCGGCGGATTTCCGGGTGCCTGCGGGCACAGGTTCGGCGAGCCCGAAATGAAGGCGTTCATGCAGCTCACCGAGGACGCCGCGCGGCTGCTGGAGTGCAATCTGCGCGAACTGGAAGCCGACCACAGGATTGCGCTCGTCCACTATGCTCCAGTGAAGGACACGCTGGCGGGTGAGCGCCTCGAGATCTATCCCTTCCTCGGGGCCTATCAGCTCGGCGAGGCGATCGATCGCGGCGGCGCCGATCTCGTGGTGCACGGCCACGCGCACCATGGAGCCGAGAAAGGACTGACGCCCGGCGGCGTTCCCGTGCGCAACGTCGCGATGCCGCTGATCAAGCGGCCGTATGCGATCTATACGTTGAGCAACGGTTGCGACAGTCGTGGGAATCTTGCCGGAGAGCAGGAGTGGACGGCGCCATGA
- a CDS encoding alpha/beta hydrolase, protein MPAFLVHGVPDTHRLWDKVRGHLARRNVIALSLPGFSTPLPAGFRPVKESYVDWLVAEIERIGEPVDLVGHDWGCLFALRVASVRPDLVRTLACGNGGLDREYVWHEIAKQWQTPEIGELLMSAVGHDESVEGMIAAGTPREDALVTAAYFDDTMKSCILALYRSAIRVSEEWQDGLAAITMPTLILWAKDDPFIDSRFGQRLAARTRGELVLLDGCGHHWPLQKPAEVAAALESFWAKHA, encoded by the coding sequence ATGCCTGCCTTCCTGGTTCACGGCGTTCCCGACACCCACCGTCTCTGGGACAAGGTGCGAGGCCATCTTGCAAGGCGCAACGTGATCGCGCTTTCGCTTCCGGGCTTCTCCACGCCGCTTCCTGCCGGATTTCGTCCCGTCAAGGAGAGCTACGTCGACTGGCTCGTCGCCGAGATCGAGCGCATCGGAGAGCCCGTCGATCTCGTCGGGCACGACTGGGGATGTCTGTTCGCGCTCCGCGTCGCGTCGGTGCGGCCGGACCTCGTGCGCACGCTTGCGTGCGGCAACGGAGGTCTCGATCGCGAGTACGTCTGGCACGAAATCGCAAAGCAGTGGCAGACGCCCGAGATCGGCGAGCTTCTCATGTCGGCCGTAGGACACGACGAGTCGGTCGAGGGAATGATCGCTGCCGGCACCCCTCGCGAAGACGCGCTCGTTACTGCCGCCTACTTCGACGACACGATGAAGAGCTGCATCCTGGCGCTCTACCGGTCGGCGATTCGCGTCAGCGAGGAATGGCAGGACGGTCTTGCGGCGATCACGATGCCGACGCTCATCCTGTGGGCCAAGGACGATCCTTTCATCGACTCTCGCTTCGGCCAGCGCCTGGCAGCCCGGACGCGCGGCGAGCTGGTCTTGCTCGATGGTTGCGGCCACCACTGGCCGCTGCAGAAGCCGGCGGAGGTTGCTGCGGCGCTCGAGTCGTTCTGGGCGAAGCACGCGTAG
- a CDS encoding BON domain-containing protein — protein MNQEYQYLVARLEEALAVDARVNVLDIRITVANGRVHLCGQVTTRERRAAVQRITEEVLPGLAVRNDITVIELAEPGEPESLE, from the coding sequence ATGAACCAGGAATACCAGTACCTCGTGGCCAGGCTCGAGGAGGCGCTCGCCGTCGATGCGCGCGTCAACGTGCTCGATATCCGCATCACCGTCGCCAACGGTCGAGTGCACCTCTGCGGACAGGTGACGACCCGGGAGCGGCGCGCGGCCGTCCAGCGCATCACCGAGGAAGTGCTGCCTGGCCTTGCCGTGCGCAACGACATTACGGTGATCGAGCTGGCGGAGCCGGGTGAGCCCGAGTCGCTCGAATGA